A region from the Leptolyngbya iicbica LK genome encodes:
- a CDS encoding isoaspartyl peptidase/L-asparaginase family protein, whose translation MPDNFSLMIHGGCGALEHIRREGSEDDFIHSLRRILEGGRQILAQGGSALDAVEYCARHLEDDPLYNAGHGSVLNEYGEVEMDAAIMDGTGLEAGAVAGITNVKNPITLARRVLEKSEHVMLIGKGAREFANICNVEIMTDDYFVVDARIRQWREAQKAGGMMLDHEDAEPQHKFGTIGAVARDNEGNLAAATSTGGIVNKRWGRVGDSPIIGAGVFADNTTCAVSATGYGEQFQRTVLSKMISDYVHFKGMDAAEAATAGINYLVDRVQGLGGVIVIDRHGRCAFGHSTSGMICGYIERGGESVCRLT comes from the coding sequence ATGCCTGATAACTTTTCTCTCATGATTCACGGTGGCTGCGGCGCGTTAGAGCATATCCGCCGGGAGGGCAGTGAAGACGACTTTATCCATAGCCTCCGCCGCATTTTGGAAGGGGGGAGACAGATTTTGGCCCAAGGTGGCTCGGCCTTAGATGCCGTGGAATATTGTGCACGGCATTTAGAAGATGATCCCCTCTACAATGCGGGACATGGCTCGGTGTTGAACGAGTATGGCGAAGTAGAAATGGATGCCGCCATTATGGATGGCACCGGGCTGGAAGCGGGAGCCGTCGCCGGAATTACCAATGTCAAAAACCCCATCACCCTGGCCCGCCGCGTGTTGGAAAAGAGCGAGCACGTGATGCTCATCGGCAAAGGCGCGCGGGAATTTGCCAACATCTGCAACGTTGAGATCATGACGGATGATTATTTCGTCGTTGATGCGCGGATTCGGCAGTGGCGCGAGGCGCAAAAAGCCGGGGGCATGATGCTCGATCACGAAGATGCTGAGCCCCAGCACAAGTTTGGCACGATCGGCGCTGTCGCCCGAGACAACGAAGGCAACCTTGCTGCCGCCACCTCGACTGGGGGCATTGTGAATAAGCGCTGGGGGCGCGTGGGGGACAGTCCCATTATTGGGGCGGGGGTCTTTGCCGACAACACCACCTGTGCGGTGTCGGCCACGGGCTATGGCGAACAGTTTCAGCGCACGGTGCTCAGCAAAATGATTTCGGACTATGTCCATTTCAAAGGGATGGATGCGGCTGAGGCAGCCACTGCCGGCATCAATTATCTCGTCGATCGCGTGCAGGGCTTGGGGGGCGTGATTGTTATCGATCGCCACGGACGCTGTGCGTTTGGCCATTCCACCTCGGGGATGATCTGTGGCTATATCGAGCGCGGTGGCGAGAGTGTCTGCCGTCTGACTTAA
- a CDS encoding helix-turn-helix domain-containing protein — protein sequence MLTLDPTICRESTLSECEIGETETLQIRTALMLSLQEAIAQQGWTPEEAAKALKQTLPRMQNLINGEISRFSIEQLIQLLALTGRGVQISVVN from the coding sequence ATGCTTACTCTTGACCCCACCATTTGTCGAGAATCGACGTTGTCTGAGTGCGAGATCGGCGAAACTGAGACACTCCAGATTCGCACAGCGTTGATGTTGTCATTACAGGAAGCGATCGCACAGCAGGGATGGACTCCTGAAGAAGCCGCCAAAGCGTTAAAACAAACGCTGCCGCGCATGCAAAACCTCATTAATGGCGAAATCAGTCGCTTTAGCATTGAGCAGCTCATTCAACTGCTGGCCCTCACCGGACGGGGAGTACAGATTTCTGTGGTCAACTGA
- a CDS encoding ATP-grasp domain-containing protein translates to MKIYNHDITLYTHDRDPSVELYAGRALGLTNTQDKIQLAQSLQSEWDAIVDHYAQIGLPHTHDVIWNSSFEVINQFPDREISVYFFGDVINEHDTYRQLFHQWDGKYREIVEFVNSKNNFIQLSEEIGIPVPKTLRFANLAEAQASDEIMFPCFIKPAVSDHGVGIQRCANAEELAQAFATLVPEEPLQIQEEVNASAFLNLQYQVREGQIEPLLVSEQVLDGCVHKGNRYPSSHEPWDKVAPFAEWMGDRGMKGIFAVDVAVVPEAAGTRYVAIECNPRFNGSSYPTMVAKRLNIPQWSSGTYKTQLRSLNELDLRDIAYDPATHKGVILINWGIIQAGKLSVLFAGTEAEQAELETALLQRL, encoded by the coding sequence ATGAAAATCTACAACCACGACATTACTCTCTACACCCATGATCGTGACCCCAGCGTCGAACTGTACGCTGGCAGAGCCCTAGGGCTGACGAATACACAAGACAAAATTCAACTAGCTCAGTCTTTACAAAGTGAATGGGATGCCATTGTCGATCACTATGCCCAGATTGGTTTACCCCACACCCACGACGTCATTTGGAATTCATCTTTTGAGGTGATCAATCAGTTCCCCGATCGCGAAATCAGCGTCTACTTTTTTGGCGATGTGATTAATGAGCACGATACCTATCGTCAGCTGTTCCACCAATGGGACGGCAAATACCGCGAAATTGTTGAGTTCGTCAATTCCAAAAACAACTTCATTCAGCTATCAGAAGAAATTGGCATTCCTGTGCCCAAAACTTTGCGCTTTGCCAATTTGGCTGAGGCCCAAGCGTCTGACGAAATCATGTTTCCCTGTTTCATAAAGCCAGCTGTTTCTGATCATGGGGTGGGCATTCAGCGCTGTGCTAATGCTGAGGAACTGGCGCAAGCGTTTGCCACCCTCGTGCCCGAAGAACCCTTACAAATTCAAGAAGAGGTGAATGCCTCGGCCTTTTTGAATCTGCAATATCAGGTGAGGGAAGGGCAGATCGAACCGCTGCTGGTGTCGGAGCAGGTGCTCGATGGCTGTGTTCACAAGGGCAATCGCTACCCTTCGAGTCATGAACCCTGGGACAAAGTCGCGCCGTTTGCTGAGTGGATGGGCGATCGCGGCATGAAGGGGATCTTTGCCGTGGACGTGGCGGTGGTGCCCGAAGCAGCAGGCACTCGCTATGTGGCGATCGAATGCAATCCCCGCTTCAACGGGTCGTCCTACCCAACCATGGTGGCCAAGCGACTCAACATCCCTCAATGGAGCAGCGGTACTTACAAGACCCAGCTGCGATCGCTCAACGAGCTAGATCTCCGAGATATCGCCTATGATCCGGCCACTCACAAGGGCGTGATTTTGATTAACTGGGGCATTATTCAAGCGGGCAAACTGAGTGTGCTCTTTGCGGGCACTGAAGCTGAGCAAGCAGAACTCGAAACAGCGCTCTTACAGCGACTTTGA